In Phacochoerus africanus isolate WHEZ1 chromosome 1, ROS_Pafr_v1, whole genome shotgun sequence, the following are encoded in one genomic region:
- the SMIM34 gene encoding small integral membrane protein 34, whose translation MECWVISGPLCFSGDQGAPNQTQATTVVGHLLRDHMEERNSTNFTRALKLPDGTSAAWYILTIFGIYGVIFLFQLASNILRKNDKSLEDIYYSNLTSELKKKGLQSKVAKCSSLTISNRAVLQPSKASLGPTCGNKESHAEIQGIP comes from the coding sequence ATGGAATGCTGGGTCATATCTGGACCTCTCTGTTTCTCAGGGGATCAGGGAGCCCCCAACCAGACGCAGGCCACCACTGTTGTGGGGCACCTGCTGAGGGACCACATGGAGGAGAGGAACAGTACCAACTTCACCAGGGCCCTGAAGCTTCCAGATGGGACCAGTGCTGCCTGGTACATCCTCACCATCTTTGGCATCTACGGAGTGATCTTCCTCTTCCAGTTGGCCAGCAACATCCTCAGAAAGAATGATAAGTCCTTGGAAGATATTTATTACTCAAATCTGACGTCTGAACTCAAAAAGAAAGGGCTCCAGAGCAAGGTAGCCAAATGCTCTTCACTGACCATTAGCAACAGAGCTGTCCTGCAGCCCAGCAAGGCCAGTCTGGGACCAACATGTGGAAACAAAGAGTCCCATGCTGAAATCCAAGGGATCCCTTGA